TAGTGTCAACTTTAACAGATATTGGTAAACTGATTGACTGCGACCCCAAAATTCATGGTGGTTGTCCAATTATTGCAGGTACTGGTGTAACTGTGCGTCGGATTGCGATCTGGTATAAACAAGGAATGAGAGCAGAAGAAATTGCCTCTCGAATCGGACATTTAACTCTAACCCAAGTATACGCAGCTTTAACCTACTATCACGCCAATAGAGAAGAAATAGATGCGGATATTGCCGCAGAAGAAGCAGAAGCAGATCGCATAGAAACACTTTATCGTGCCAGTAAGTAGTTGTGAATCAAATTCGCTTATATTTTGACGAAGATTCAGGTGATACAATTTTAGTGCGATCGCATCGAGTTTCTCAGTAGTTGGATCAAAATATAAGCAATGAGCCAAAATTTCCTATAAATTCCTATGACCACTTTAACCCTAAACTTAACACCAATTCTTAAACTAAATAACGAACAATTCGAGCAACTAGCTGCCGTCAATCAAGACTTAGGTTTAGAATTAAATGCCGCAGGAGAACTAATTATTATGCCTCCGACTGGTGGGGAAACAGGCAATCGAAACTTTGAGTTAGATGGACAACTTTGGCTTTGGAATCGGCAAAATAACTTAGGAAAAGCCTTCGATTCATCAACCGGATTTCGCCTGAGAAACGGTGCAACTCGTTCCCCAGATTTGAGTTGGATTACTACAGAAAGATGGGATAATTTAACCAGCGAACAACGAAAAAAATTTTTGCCTTTATGTCCCGATTTTACCGTTGAATTAGTCTCCGAAAACGACGACTTAGCAACTACCCAAGCTAAAATGGAAGAATATTTAGCCAACGGATTACGTTTAGGTTGGTTAATTAATCCCAAAACCCAAACCGTAGAAATTTATCGTCCCAACCAACCAGTAGAAGTTTTACAATCTCCTAATAACTTATCAGGAGAAAATGTTTTACCAGGATTTGTCTTAAATTTACAACCAATTTGGGATTAAGACAATAATCACCATTAAGCATTCGAGGATATTCGTTACTTTTTTAAGTCCAATTTATCCAAAAAAGTTTTCATATTTGTCATGACTACCAATCCAAAACCATGTAACTGTATCCCCCTGTAAGATACCAATCGCCCGGTAATTTTGAGTAATTCTAA
The DNA window shown above is from Oscillatoria salina IIICB1 and carries:
- a CDS encoding DUF433 domain-containing protein, which produces VSTLTDIGKLIDCDPKIHGGCPIIAGTGVTVRRIAIWYKQGMRAEEIASRIGHLTLTQVYAALTYYHANREEIDADIAAEEAEADRIETLYRASK
- a CDS encoding Uma2 family endonuclease; this translates as MTTLTLNLTPILKLNNEQFEQLAAVNQDLGLELNAAGELIIMPPTGGETGNRNFELDGQLWLWNRQNNLGKAFDSSTGFRLRNGATRSPDLSWITTERWDNLTSEQRKKFLPLCPDFTVELVSENDDLATTQAKMEEYLANGLRLGWLINPKTQTVEIYRPNQPVEVLQSPNNLSGENVLPGFVLNLQPIWD